One genomic region from Croceicoccus sp. YJ47 encodes:
- a CDS encoding NAD(P)/FAD-dependent oxidoreductase, whose protein sequence is MDHANVIIVGGGHGGAAAALALRQNGFEGTITLIGREQEPPYERPPLSKEYLAREKEFERLYIRPPSFWDDKDVTLMLGREVTAIDPQAKRVTVSDGSEMGYDHLIWAAGGDARRLSCAGAELAGVHSVRNRADVDRMMAEIDAGARRAVIIGGGYIGLEAAAVLRKLGVEVVLLEMLDRVLARVAGEDLSRFYEEEHRKHGVDLRLEAAVDCIEGDGEKLNGVKMADGSIVPADMVIVGIGIVPCIGPLIVAGAAGANGVEVDEFCRTSLPDVYAIGDCAAHGNDFADGAVIRLESVQNANDMATVAAKAICGEEAPYAATPWFWSNQYDLKLQTVGLSMDHDRTVLRGDPADRSFSVIYLKDGRIIALDCVNKIKDYVQGRKLVERRAVIDPDLLADNDVALKEMKAS, encoded by the coding sequence ATGGATCATGCAAATGTCATCATCGTCGGCGGGGGCCACGGCGGCGCCGCGGCGGCACTCGCGCTGCGTCAGAACGGTTTTGAGGGGACCATCACGCTGATCGGGCGCGAACAGGAACCGCCCTACGAACGGCCGCCCCTGTCGAAGGAATATCTCGCGCGGGAGAAGGAATTCGAACGGCTCTATATCCGCCCGCCCTCCTTCTGGGACGACAAGGACGTGACGCTCATGCTCGGGCGCGAGGTGACCGCCATCGATCCGCAGGCAAAGCGCGTGACCGTCTCCGACGGGAGCGAGATGGGCTATGATCACCTGATCTGGGCGGCGGGCGGCGATGCGCGGCGGCTGTCGTGCGCGGGCGCCGAGCTTGCCGGGGTGCATTCGGTGCGCAATCGGGCCGATGTCGACCGGATGATGGCGGAAATCGACGCGGGCGCGCGCCGTGCGGTGATCATCGGCGGCGGCTATATTGGGCTGGAAGCAGCCGCCGTCCTGCGCAAGCTCGGCGTCGAGGTCGTGCTGCTCGAAATGCTGGACCGCGTGCTGGCGCGCGTCGCGGGCGAGGATCTGTCCCGCTTCTACGAAGAGGAGCATCGCAAGCATGGCGTCGATCTCCGCCTCGAAGCGGCGGTCGATTGCATCGAGGGCGATGGAGAGAAGCTCAACGGCGTGAAGATGGCGGACGGGTCCATCGTGCCCGCCGACATGGTCATCGTCGGCATCGGCATCGTGCCGTGCATCGGCCCGCTCATCGTGGCGGGCGCGGCGGGCGCGAACGGGGTCGAGGTGGACGAATTCTGCCGCACGAGCCTGCCCGACGTCTACGCCATCGGCGATTGCGCCGCGCATGGCAACGATTTCGCCGATGGCGCGGTCATCCGGCTCGAATCGGTGCAGAACGCGAATGACATGGCCACGGTCGCGGCCAAGGCGATCTGCGGCGAGGAAGCGCCTTATGCCGCGACGCCGTGGTTCTGGTCGAATCAGTACGATCTGAAATTGCAGACGGTCGGCCTGTCGATGGACCATGATCGGACCGTGCTGCGCGGCGATCCGGCGGACCGCAGCTTTTCGGTGATCTACCTGAAGGACGGTCGGATCATCGCGCTCGATTGCGTGAACAAGATCAAGGATTACGTGCAGGGGCGCAAGCTGGTCGAACGCCGCGCGGTGATCGACCCCGACCTGCTGGCCGACAATGATGTCGCGCTCAAGGAGATGAAGGCGAGCTGA
- the dxs gene encoding 1-deoxy-D-xylulose-5-phosphate synthase: MTAEPATPLLDTVDTPADLRKLKPAQMRQLADELRSEMIAAVGQTGGHLGSGLGVVELTAAIHYVFDTPRDRLIFDVGHQAYPHKILTGRRDRIRTLRQGGGLSGFTKRSESEYDPFGAAHSSTSISAALGFATANRISGAPGKAIAVIGDGAMSAGMAYEAMNNAEAAGNRLVVILNDNDMSIAPPVGGLSSYLARLVSSGRFLGFRELARRFARKLPRPLQNAARKTDEYARGMAMGGTLFEELGFYYVGPIDGHDMDALIPVLENVRDAGEGPCLVHVVTQKGKGYGPAEKSADKYHGVQKFDVVTGEQKKSAGGPPSYTNIFARALIAEAESDNRICAITAAMPSGTGLDKFAEKFPERSFDVGIAEQHAVTFAAGLAAQGMRPFCAIYSTFLQRAYDQVVHDVAIQNLPVRFAIDRAGLVGADGATHAGSFDVTYLASLPNMVVMAAADEVELTHMVHTAAQYDDGPIAFRYPRGSGVGLDLPEVPERLEIGKGRIVREGSKVAILSLGTRLGEARKAADELEAKGLSTTIADMRFAKPLDEDLIRKLIASHEVVVTVEEGSIGGLGAHVLTMASDEGLTDGGLKIRTMRLPDAFLDHDAPDRQYDIAGLNAPQIVDTVLKALRHNSAGIAEASA; this comes from the coding sequence ATGACTGCCGAACCGGCCACGCCTCTTCTCGATACCGTCGACACGCCTGCTGACCTGCGCAAGCTGAAGCCTGCGCAAATGCGCCAACTCGCCGATGAGCTGCGGAGCGAGATGATCGCCGCGGTGGGTCAGACCGGCGGGCATCTCGGCTCCGGCCTCGGCGTGGTCGAGCTGACCGCCGCGATCCATTACGTATTCGACACGCCGCGCGACCGGCTGATCTTCGACGTCGGGCACCAGGCCTATCCGCACAAGATCCTGACCGGACGCCGGGACCGCATCCGCACCCTGCGGCAGGGCGGCGGGCTGTCCGGATTTACCAAGCGCAGCGAGAGCGAATACGACCCGTTCGGCGCCGCGCATTCGAGCACGTCGATCTCCGCCGCGCTGGGCTTTGCCACCGCGAACAGGATTTCGGGCGCGCCGGGCAAGGCGATTGCCGTCATCGGCGATGGCGCGATGAGCGCGGGCATGGCCTACGAGGCGATGAACAATGCGGAGGCGGCGGGCAATCGCCTCGTCGTGATCCTCAACGACAATGACATGTCCATCGCGCCGCCGGTCGGCGGATTGTCGAGCTATCTGGCGCGGCTGGTGTCGAGCGGGCGCTTCCTCGGCTTTCGCGAGCTGGCGCGCAGGTTCGCGCGCAAATTGCCCCGCCCGTTGCAGAATGCGGCGCGCAAGACCGACGAATACGCCCGCGGCATGGCGATGGGCGGCACATTGTTCGAGGAGCTGGGCTTCTATTACGTCGGGCCGATCGACGGGCACGACATGGACGCGCTCATCCCCGTGCTCGAAAACGTGCGCGACGCGGGCGAGGGTCCGTGCCTCGTCCATGTGGTCACGCAGAAGGGCAAGGGATACGGCCCGGCCGAAAAATCCGCCGACAAATATCACGGCGTGCAGAAATTCGACGTCGTCACCGGCGAACAGAAGAAATCCGCCGGCGGTCCGCCCAGCTATACCAACATTTTTGCCAGGGCGCTGATCGCCGAGGCGGAGAGCGACAACCGCATCTGCGCGATCACCGCCGCGATGCCGTCGGGCACCGGACTGGACAAATTCGCGGAGAAATTCCCCGAGCGCAGCTTTGACGTGGGTATCGCCGAGCAGCATGCGGTGACCTTCGCCGCGGGCCTCGCGGCGCAGGGAATGCGCCCGTTCTGCGCGATCTATTCGACCTTCCTGCAACGCGCCTACGATCAGGTCGTGCACGATGTCGCGATACAGAATCTGCCGGTGCGCTTTGCCATCGACCGGGCCGGGCTGGTCGGGGCCGACGGGGCGACCCATGCGGGCAGCTTCGACGTGACCTATCTCGCCTCGCTCCCCAACATGGTGGTGATGGCTGCCGCGGACGAGGTCGAACTCACCCACATGGTCCACACCGCCGCGCAATATGACGACGGACCGATCGCCTTTCGCTATCCGCGCGGTTCGGGCGTGGGGCTGGACCTGCCCGAAGTGCCGGAGCGGCTCGAAATCGGGAAGGGCCGCATCGTGCGCGAAGGGTCGAAGGTCGCGATCCTGTCGCTGGGCACCCGTCTCGGCGAGGCGCGCAAGGCGGCGGACGAGCTGGAGGCGAAGGGGCTTTCGACCACCATCGCCGACATGCGCTTTGCCAAGCCGCTGGACGAGGATCTCATCCGCAAGCTGATCGCCTCCCACGAGGTCGTCGTCACGGTCGAGGAAGGCAGCATCGGCGGGCTGGGTGCGCATGTGCTCACCATGGCGAGCGACGAGGGGCTGACCGATGGCGGGCTGAAGATCCGGACGATGCGCCTGCCCGACGCGTTCCTCGACCATGATGCGCCGGACAGGCAGTATGACATCGCCGGGTTGAACGCGCCGCAGATCGTCGACACGGTGTTGAAAGCGCTGCGCCACAACAGCGCCGGCATCGCGGAAGCCAGCGCGTAG
- the queG gene encoding tRNA epoxyqueuosine(34) reductase QueG encodes MTDTAHAQTATLADLRTRLLAQAAEEGFASVGIADAAANPERSARFAQWLADGHHATMAWMEERREQRADPQALWPDAQRVIALGMSYAPGRDPLALADAGDTGRISVYSQGRDYHDTVKKALKRLARWLVAEAPKHGYPDPQVKVFVDTAPVMEKPLGAAAGIGWQGKHSNMVSRRHGSWLFLGAIYTNLPFAPDAAHADNCGSCRRCLDACPTDAFPTPRTVDARRCISYLTIEHKGPISTEFRKAIGNRIYGCDDCLAVCPWNGFADAAAANRAFLPRAELSAPPLDALLDLDDAGFRALFSGSPIKRIGRGRFVRNCLIAAGNSGDPALLEKIDALRADADPVVADAARWAWEELSSPSSP; translated from the coding sequence ATGACCGACACCGCCCACGCCCAAACCGCCACGCTCGCCGATCTGCGCACGCGATTGCTGGCGCAGGCCGCGGAGGAAGGGTTCGCCAGCGTCGGGATCGCCGATGCCGCCGCCAACCCCGAACGCAGCGCCCGTTTCGCGCAATGGCTCGCCGATGGTCACCACGCGACGATGGCCTGGATGGAGGAACGCCGCGAACAGCGCGCCGACCCGCAAGCCCTGTGGCCCGATGCGCAGCGGGTCATCGCGCTCGGCATGAGCTACGCCCCCGGCCGCGATCCGCTCGCGCTGGCGGATGCGGGCGATACCGGGCGGATCTCGGTCTATTCGCAGGGGCGCGATTACCACGATACGGTGAAAAAGGCGCTGAAACGGCTGGCGCGGTGGCTGGTCGCGGAGGCGCCGAAACACGGGTATCCCGACCCTCAGGTGAAGGTGTTCGTCGATACCGCGCCGGTCATGGAAAAGCCGCTTGGCGCCGCCGCCGGGATCGGCTGGCAGGGCAAGCATTCCAACATGGTGAGCCGCCGCCACGGGAGCTGGCTGTTCCTCGGCGCGATCTATACCAACCTGCCCTTCGCGCCCGACGCCGCCCATGCCGACAATTGCGGATCGTGCCGCCGCTGTCTCGACGCATGTCCGACCGACGCGTTTCCCACGCCCCGCACGGTCGATGCGCGCCGCTGCATTTCCTATCTCACGATCGAGCACAAGGGCCCGATCTCGACCGAATTTCGCAAAGCCATCGGCAATCGCATCTATGGCTGCGACGATTGTCTCGCCGTCTGTCCGTGGAACGGCTTTGCCGATGCGGCGGCGGCGAACCGGGCCTTCCTGCCGCGCGCCGAACTGTCCGCGCCACCGCTCGATGCGTTGCTCGACCTTGACGATGCGGGGTTCCGGGCGCTGTTTTCCGGCTCTCCGATCAAGCGGATCGGGCGGGGTCGGTTCGTGCGCAACTGCCTGATCGCGGCGGGAAATTCAGGCGATCCGGCCTTGCTAGAGAAGATCGATGCCCTGCGCGCCGATGCCGACCCGGTGGTGGCCGACGCGGCGCGCTGGGCATGGGAGGAACTCAGCTCGCCTTCATCTCCTTGA
- a CDS encoding alpha/beta fold hydrolase: protein MTQTAETALPPVRHFTVPNADDIAYRHHPGDGPTIVFLPGYMSDMEGGKATRVMADAMAKGRACLLLDYAGCGQSGGDFADGTLSRWCAETIALLDHVAGGARSGPVLLVGSSMGGWLMLMIARALVSRGGDAAVAGMVGIAAAPDFTDWGFDDAQKAALAAGETVFEENNYGYDPMPTHARFWRDGQAQRMLGDTIALYCPTRLLHGQDDPEVPVGIALRLAERLEGGDVRITLVKGGDHRLSRESDIALLLATLDELAG, encoded by the coding sequence ATGACCCAGACCGCCGAAACCGCCCTGCCCCCCGTCCGCCATTTCACCGTACCGAATGCGGATGACATCGCCTATCGCCACCATCCGGGCGATGGGCCGACGATCGTGTTCCTGCCCGGTTACATGTCCGACATGGAGGGCGGCAAGGCGACCCGCGTCATGGCCGATGCCATGGCGAAGGGCCGCGCCTGCCTGCTGCTCGATTACGCAGGCTGCGGGCAGAGCGGGGGCGATTTCGCCGATGGCACGTTGTCGCGCTGGTGTGCGGAGACGATCGCCCTGCTCGACCATGTGGCGGGCGGGGCGCGGTCGGGGCCGGTGCTGCTCGTCGGCTCGTCGATGGGGGGATGGCTCATGCTGATGATCGCGCGCGCATTGGTGAGCCGGGGCGGCGATGCGGCGGTCGCGGGCATGGTGGGCATCGCCGCCGCGCCCGATTTCACCGACTGGGGTTTCGACGACGCGCAAAAGGCCGCGCTGGCCGCCGGTGAAACCGTGTTCGAGGAGAACAATTACGGCTACGATCCGATGCCGACCCATGCGCGGTTCTGGCGTGACGGACAGGCGCAGCGCATGCTTGGCGACACCATTGCGCTGTACTGCCCCACCCGCCTGCTCCATGGACAGGACGATCCCGAGGTGCCGGTGGGCATCGCGCTGCGGCTGGCGGAACGGCTGGAGGGCGGCGATGTCCGCATCACGCTGGTGAAGGGCGGCGACCATCGTCTTTCGCGCGAATCGGATATCGCGCTGCTGCTCGCCACGCTCGACGAACTCGCCGGCTGA
- the msrB gene encoding peptide-methionine (R)-S-oxide reductase MsrB, giving the protein MLIPMKNSSRRSVLSWLSACAAAPFVSACGGGPAQAKDFPVSMSEDRWRAKLSASEFRILRKAGTERPYSSPLNAEKRAGTYICAGCDNRLFASETKFESGTGWPSFYRPLPGGVGTSTDYKIGMPRTEVHCARCGGHLGHVFNDGPKPTGKRYCMNGAAMDFRPA; this is encoded by the coding sequence ATGCTCATCCCCATGAAAAACAGTTCACGACGCAGCGTTCTTTCCTGGCTTTCGGCCTGTGCGGCGGCGCCATTCGTATCGGCATGTGGCGGCGGCCCGGCCCAGGCAAAGGATTTCCCCGTTTCGATGAGCGAGGACCGCTGGCGCGCGAAGCTGTCCGCCTCGGAGTTCCGCATCCTGCGCAAGGCGGGGACGGAGCGGCCCTATTCCTCGCCGCTGAACGCGGAGAAGCGCGCCGGCACCTATATTTGCGCAGGGTGCGACAATCGCCTGTTCGCGAGCGAGACGAAATTCGAAAGCGGCACCGGCTGGCCGAGCTTCTATCGCCCGCTGCCGGGCGGGGTCGGCACGTCCACCGATTACAAGATCGGCATGCCCCGAACGGAGGTCCATTGCGCGCGCTGCGGCGGACATCTCGGCCATGTGTTCAACGACGGGCCCAAGCCCACCGGCAAGCGTTATTGCATGAACGGCGCGGCGATGGACTTCCGTCCGGCGTGA
- a CDS encoding helix-turn-helix transcriptional regulator: MKNRLKVLRAERDWSQQDLADRLEVSRQSVNAIEKGRYDPSLPLAFRIADLFAMRIEEIFLREAD; encoded by the coding sequence ATGAAGAACCGGCTGAAAGTGCTCCGCGCCGAGCGTGACTGGAGCCAGCAGGATCTCGCCGACCGGCTGGAGGTCAGCCGGCAGAGCGTGAACGCGATCGAGAAGGGCCGCTACGACCCGTCCCTCCCGCTGGCCTTCCGCATCGCCGACCTGTTCGCCATGCGGATCGAGGAGATTTTCCTGCGCGAGGCGGATTGA